A single region of the Solwaraspora sp. WMMD791 genome encodes:
- a CDS encoding glutaminyl-peptide cyclotransferase has translation MRSRRMVPLAVLPALLVAGLLVAGCATTSDPAVVPVVPDTAPESVERLRVEVLERYPHDPAAFTQGLELHDGDLYEGTGQYGESELRVVDLDTGEVRRRVALPAGDFGEGITVADSRVWQITWREGVAYERDPVTLAERRRVDYTGEGWGICHDTAADRLVMSDGSDQLTFRDPASFAETGSVSVTRAGTPLTQINELECVDGVVWANVWQTDEIVRIDPATGAVTGQVDAAGLLSDAERAGADVLNGIAAVPGSDEFLITGKYWPTLLRVRFVAG, from the coding sequence GTGCGGTCACGTCGGATGGTTCCGCTGGCGGTGCTCCCCGCGCTGCTGGTCGCCGGGCTGCTGGTCGCCGGATGCGCGACGACGTCCGACCCGGCGGTGGTGCCGGTCGTCCCCGATACGGCCCCGGAGTCGGTGGAGCGACTGCGGGTCGAGGTGCTGGAGCGGTATCCGCACGACCCGGCGGCTTTCACCCAGGGGCTGGAGCTGCACGACGGCGACCTCTACGAGGGCACCGGCCAGTACGGCGAGTCCGAGCTGCGGGTCGTCGATCTCGACACCGGTGAGGTACGCCGGCGGGTCGCCCTGCCGGCGGGTGACTTCGGTGAGGGCATCACCGTGGCGGACTCACGGGTGTGGCAGATCACCTGGCGGGAGGGGGTCGCCTACGAGCGTGACCCGGTGACCCTGGCCGAGCGGCGCCGGGTCGACTACACGGGTGAGGGGTGGGGCATCTGCCACGACACCGCCGCCGACCGGCTGGTGATGAGCGATGGCAGCGACCAGTTGACCTTCCGGGATCCGGCGAGCTTCGCCGAGACCGGGTCGGTGTCGGTGACCCGGGCCGGTACGCCGTTGACGCAGATCAACGAGTTGGAGTGCGTCGACGGCGTGGTCTGGGCGAACGTCTGGCAGACCGACGAGATCGTCCGGATCGACCCGGCCACCGGTGCGGTGACCGGGCAGGTGGATGCCGCCGGGCTGCTCAGCGACGCCGAGCGGGCCGGCGCCGACGTGCTCAACGGCATCGCCGCCGTGCCCGGTTCCGACGAGTTCCTCATCACCGGCAAGTACTGGCCGACGCTGTTGCGGGTCCGGTTCGTCGCCGGTTGA
- a CDS encoding NAD(P)-dependent alcohol dehydrogenase, with translation MRALAQDRYGSAEVLSVRQLPRPSITDSELLVRVRAASINYADLVLMTGEPYLGRLALGLTRPKSAVRGRDVAGEVVAVGAAVTDFRPGDAVYAEIETGSFAEYAAVPADRAWHRPAHLTVTQAATVPLAGVTAWLGLHRHGRLQPGQRVLVNGASGGVGTFAVLLATALGAEVTGVCRTRNVELVRGLGASDVIDYTRQDFTRTGRRWDLILDVAGRHRLADCRRALTPRGTLILCGGAGGRWLGPLPRLARALAWSPFVGQRLAGYLAVADQRSLREVTELIEAHRIVPPVERTFPLADAAEAMRVFAAEHPRSKYVIEM, from the coding sequence ATGCGCGCTCTCGCCCAGGACCGCTACGGGTCCGCCGAGGTGCTGTCCGTGCGGCAGCTGCCGCGTCCGTCGATCACCGACTCCGAGCTGCTGGTACGGGTCCGGGCCGCCTCGATCAACTACGCCGACCTGGTGCTGATGACCGGTGAGCCGTACCTCGGTCGACTGGCCCTGGGCCTGACCCGCCCGAAGTCGGCGGTCCGGGGCCGCGACGTCGCCGGGGAGGTGGTCGCGGTCGGCGCGGCGGTGACCGACTTCCGCCCCGGCGACGCCGTGTACGCCGAGATCGAGACCGGCAGCTTCGCCGAGTACGCCGCCGTACCCGCCGACCGGGCCTGGCACCGGCCGGCGCACCTCACGGTCACGCAGGCGGCGACGGTGCCGTTGGCCGGGGTCACCGCCTGGCTGGGGTTGCACCGACACGGCCGGCTCCAGCCCGGTCAACGGGTGCTGGTCAACGGCGCCTCCGGCGGCGTCGGCACGTTCGCCGTACTTCTCGCGACGGCGCTCGGCGCCGAGGTGACGGGAGTCTGCCGGACCCGCAACGTGGAGCTGGTGCGCGGGCTCGGCGCATCCGACGTGATCGACTACACCCGGCAGGACTTCACCCGGACCGGCCGGCGGTGGGACCTGATCCTCGACGTGGCCGGCCGGCACCGGCTGGCCGACTGCCGCCGGGCGTTGACCCCGCGCGGGACGTTGATTCTGTGCGGCGGTGCCGGCGGGCGGTGGCTCGGGCCGCTGCCCCGGCTGGCGCGTGCCCTTGCCTGGTCGCCGTTCGTCGGCCAGCGGTTGGCGGGTTACCTGGCCGTGGCGGACCAGCGGTCGCTGCGCGAGGTGACCGAGCTGATCGAGGCCCATCGGATCGTGCCGCCGGTGGAGCGGACGTTCCCCCTGGCCGACGCCGCCGAGGCGATGCGGGTCTTCGCCGCCGAGCACCCCCGCTCGAAGTACGTCATCGAGATGTGA
- a CDS encoding winged helix-turn-helix domain-containing protein, producing the protein MTSAAPSGDDLVEKLAALAHPLRLRIIGRLAAGRDYVSHLSREIGISRPLLHMHLQRLEAAGLIVGNLELSADGKAMKYYEVVDVDLRLTPATLAAAAATLTEPDPSASGPARKEKS; encoded by the coding sequence ATGACATCGGCGGCGCCCTCCGGTGACGACCTGGTCGAGAAGCTGGCGGCGCTGGCCCATCCGTTGCGGCTGCGGATCATCGGTCGGCTCGCCGCCGGCCGTGACTACGTCAGCCATCTCTCCCGGGAGATCGGCATCAGCCGGCCGCTGCTGCACATGCACCTGCAGCGGCTGGAGGCCGCCGGTCTGATCGTCGGCAACCTCGAGCTCTCCGCCGACGGCAAGGCGATGAAGTACTACGAGGTCGTCGACGTCGACCTGCGGTTGACCCCGGCGACCCTGGCCGCAGCCGCGGCGACCCTCACCGAACCGGACCCGTCCGCATCGGGTCCCGCGCGCAAGGAGAAGTCCTGA